The following coding sequences are from one Candidatus Spechtbacterales bacterium window:
- a CDS encoding methyltransferase domain-containing protein — protein sequence MSNSKKNDTGFLNPYTVVKSLGIEEGMSVADFGSGAGHWTLAIAGEVGKGGVVYAIDVRRSVLEVLEGHIKLEGSFHIKTVHADLEEEGATQLPEGSQDVVFCSNILHQIKKPANVLKEAYRVLKPKGRLVVVDWTKDASLGPKNRMAAEDVKKLAKEASFRFGEDLNTGHSHYGLTFYK from the coding sequence ATGTCAAATAGTAAAAAAAATGATACAGGGTTTCTCAACCCTTACACCGTAGTAAAAAGTTTGGGTATAGAAGAAGGCATGAGTGTTGCAGACTTTGGGTCCGGTGCCGGGCACTGGACTTTAGCTATTGCCGGAGAGGTTGGTAAAGGAGGTGTTGTATACGCAATAGATGTGCGCAGAAGTGTTTTGGAAGTTCTTGAGGGTCATATAAAACTTGAGGGCTCTTTTCACATAAAGACAGTACACGCGGACCTGGAAGAGGAGGGCGCCACGCAACTACCTGAGGGCTCGCAAGATGTCGTATTTTGTTCCAACATATTACACCAGATAAAAAAGCCGGCGAATGTTTTAAAAGAGGCATATCGCGTGCTAAAACCAAAAGGACGTCTTGTTGTTGTGGATTGGACAAAGGACGCTTCTCTTGGTCCAAAAAACAGGATGGCGGCGGAGGATGTAAAAAAATTAGCTAAAGAGGCAAGTTTCCGCTTTGGGGAAGATCTCAATACCGGACATTCTCACTATGGTCTTACGTTCTATAAATAG